In a genomic window of Pseudoxanthomonas indica:
- a CDS encoding FAD-dependent oxidoreductase translates to MKDKRKDVAVIGYGTAGQALALLLARDGHRVQVFEQAAQLGPVGAGFLLQPTGLQVLWELGLLEPALKHGRRIQRLYGETPHGRAVMDMRYAGLGGGLFGLGMQRGALFQLLAQARPAQVTVHEGRRIVQVDSEQGRLRDAQGREEGPFDLVIAADGAASQLRGGLGSVRRDQPYPWGALWCLVAQGEWAWPDELRQRYVAARKMIGMLPVGTRPDDPVPRLSFFWSLPADGYERFRSGGMGAWQAEVAQIWPAASERVAHLDDAHALARAAYRDATVQRWACGKLVLAGDAAHAMSPQLGQGVNMALMDALALRDALRLHLPLEAALDQYQRGRAAHVAIYQFWSRWLTPVFQSERDLLARVRDLAFLPLGQLPGGRGHMLRVLSGTQHGALGRLALAPRFLQALRSAAP, encoded by the coding sequence GTGAAGGACAAGCGCAAGGACGTTGCCGTCATCGGCTATGGCACGGCGGGACAGGCGTTGGCGTTGCTGCTCGCGCGCGATGGGCATCGCGTGCAGGTGTTCGAACAGGCTGCGCAACTGGGTCCGGTGGGAGCCGGGTTCCTGCTGCAGCCCACCGGCCTGCAGGTGCTGTGGGAACTGGGCCTGCTGGAGCCTGCCCTCAAGCACGGCCGGCGCATCCAGCGCCTGTATGGCGAAACCCCGCACGGACGCGCGGTGATGGACATGCGCTATGCCGGACTCGGCGGTGGTCTGTTCGGCCTGGGCATGCAGCGTGGCGCACTGTTCCAGTTGCTGGCGCAGGCGCGCCCGGCGCAGGTGACGGTGCATGAGGGACGACGCATCGTCCAGGTCGACAGCGAACAAGGCCGCCTGCGCGATGCGCAGGGGCGCGAAGAGGGGCCGTTTGATCTGGTGATCGCTGCCGACGGTGCGGCCTCGCAGCTGCGCGGCGGCCTGGGCTCGGTGCGGCGCGACCAACCGTATCCCTGGGGCGCGCTATGGTGCCTGGTGGCGCAGGGGGAATGGGCGTGGCCGGATGAGTTGCGCCAGCGCTACGTGGCCGCGCGCAAGATGATTGGCATGCTGCCGGTGGGCACGCGACCGGATGATCCGGTGCCGCGGCTGAGTTTCTTCTGGAGCCTGCCCGCCGACGGCTACGAGCGCTTCCGCAGCGGCGGTATGGGTGCATGGCAAGCCGAAGTGGCGCAGATCTGGCCGGCCGCTTCGGAGCGGGTCGCCCATCTGGACGATGCTCATGCGCTGGCGCGAGCGGCCTATCGCGATGCCACCGTGCAGCGTTGGGCATGCGGAAAGCTCGTGCTGGCCGGCGATGCCGCGCATGCGATGAGCCCGCAGCTGGGGCAGGGCGTGAACATGGCGCTGATGGATGCGCTGGCCCTGCGCGATGCCCTGCGTCTGCACCTGCCGCTGGAGGCTGCCTTGGATCAGTACCAGCGCGGACGCGCCGCGCACGTGGCCATCTACCAGTTCTGGAGCCGCTGGTTGACTCCGGTGTTCCAGTCCGAACGGGATCTGCTGGCGCGCGTCCGCGACCTGGCCTTTCTTCCGTTGGGCCAGTTACCGGGTGGGCGGGGCCATATGCTGCGCGTGCTCAGTGGAACCCAGCATGGCGCGCTCGGCAGGCTGGCGTTGGCGCCGCGTTTCCTGCAGGCGCTGCGCTCGGCGGCACCCTGA
- a CDS encoding hypoxanthine-guanine phosphoribosyltransferase has protein sequence MTVQSQRPSLADALANSDLLVDRATLDRAIAQMAEPIARDYAGEVPVYLTIMHGALPFAGQLSLELGARGLDLEFDYLHATRYRGATSGGELVWKHRPATSLYGRRVLLVDDILDEGHTLLAVKQWCLEQGATDVRIAAMTVKQHDRCVAGICAEYVGLEVADRYVFGFGMDYHEQGRNLPGIYALKEIP, from the coding sequence ATGACTGTACAGAGCCAACGTCCTTCACTGGCCGATGCGCTGGCCAATTCGGATCTGCTGGTGGATCGCGCCACCCTGGATCGCGCCATCGCGCAGATGGCCGAGCCCATCGCCCGCGACTATGCCGGCGAGGTGCCGGTCTACCTGACCATCATGCACGGCGCGCTGCCCTTCGCCGGCCAGCTGTCGCTCGAACTGGGCGCGCGCGGGCTGGATCTGGAATTCGATTATTTGCACGCCACCCGTTATCGCGGCGCCACCTCTGGTGGCGAGCTGGTGTGGAAGCATCGCCCGGCCACCTCGTTGTATGGCCGTCGCGTGCTGCTGGTCGATGACATCCTCGACGAGGGCCACACGCTGTTGGCGGTCAAGCAGTGGTGCCTGGAGCAGGGCGCAACCGACGTGCGCATCGCGGCGATGACGGTCAAGCAGCACGACCGCTGCGTGGCCGGCATCTGCGCCGAGTACGTGGGCCTGGAAGTGGCGGATCGCTACGTGTTCGGCTTCGGCATGGACTACCACGAGCAGGGCCGCAACCTGCCGGGCATCTACGCTTTGAAGGAAATCCCATGA
- a CDS encoding fatty acid desaturase family protein yields MTAPRNRALTPAELNAFGEELDALRARTVASLGERDARYIRTIIKTVRYSQVAGRVLLMAAALLGGLLVAGQPWAWLFWPVWIVGTLTLAFAKILENMELGHNVIHGQYDWLGDPQINGQTYDWDIVGTADNWRHTHNFRHHTYTNIRGLDDDVGYGLLRIFPEQKWRPFYLLQPPIAVIFALLFQWGIAIQDLKLGRWWAGKMTSAQLRRKSAPVLRKVGRQLAKDYLIFPALAGPFFLSVLLGNLVANGIRNVWTYVIIFCGHFTANAETFSKDCLKNESRGHWYLRQLRGSSNLTGGGWMNLLSGNLSHQIEHHFYPDIPANRYAAIAVEVREICVRYGQHYNTGSLPRQFGQVMWRILRHAFPSRVRKTVPLIAEAEPAPEAA; encoded by the coding sequence ATGACCGCTCCCCGCAACCGCGCCCTCACGCCTGCCGAACTCAACGCCTTCGGCGAAGAACTCGACGCGCTGCGTGCCCGCACCGTCGCCAGCCTGGGTGAGCGCGATGCGCGCTACATCCGCACCATCATCAAGACCGTGCGCTACAGCCAGGTCGCCGGGCGGGTGCTGCTGATGGCCGCAGCGCTGCTGGGCGGTCTGCTGGTCGCCGGCCAGCCGTGGGCGTGGCTGTTCTGGCCCGTGTGGATTGTCGGCACGCTGACCCTGGCCTTCGCCAAGATCCTGGAGAACATGGAGCTGGGCCACAACGTGATCCACGGCCAGTACGACTGGCTGGGCGATCCGCAGATCAACGGACAGACCTACGATTGGGACATCGTCGGCACCGCCGACAACTGGCGGCATACGCACAACTTCCGCCACCACACCTACACCAACATCCGCGGTCTGGATGACGACGTCGGCTATGGCCTGCTGCGGATCTTTCCGGAGCAGAAGTGGCGGCCGTTCTACCTGCTGCAGCCGCCGATCGCGGTGATCTTCGCACTGCTGTTCCAGTGGGGCATCGCCATCCAGGATCTCAAGCTGGGCCGCTGGTGGGCCGGCAAGATGACCAGCGCGCAGCTGCGCCGCAAGTCCGCGCCGGTGCTGCGCAAGGTGGGTCGCCAGCTGGCCAAGGATTACCTGATCTTCCCGGCGCTGGCTGGTCCGTTCTTCCTGAGCGTGCTGCTCGGCAACCTGGTCGCCAATGGCATCCGCAATGTGTGGACCTACGTGATCATCTTCTGCGGCCACTTCACCGCCAATGCCGAAACCTTTTCCAAGGACTGCCTGAAGAACGAGTCACGCGGCCACTGGTACCTGCGCCAGCTGCGCGGATCGTCCAACCTCACTGGCGGCGGCTGGATGAATCTGCTCTCGGGCAACCTGAGCCACCAGATCGAACATCACTTCTATCCGGACATCCCGGCCAACCGCTACGCCGCGATTGCCGTGGAAGTGCGCGAGATCTGCGTGCGCTACGGCCAGCACTACAACACCGGCTCGCTGCCGCGCCAGTTCGGCCAGGTGATGTGGCGCATCCTGCGCCATGCCTTCCCCAGCCGCGTGCGCAAGACCGTGCCATTGATCGCCGAAGCCGAACCGGCACCGGAAGCAGCGTAA
- a CDS encoding S-methyl-5'-thioinosine phosphorylase, translating into MSHIALGVIGGTGVYKLAQLADVETREVDTRYGKPSGPVRIGHLLGQRVAFLARHGEGHSVPPHQVNYRANLAALQAVGVQRVLALNTVGGITERFGPRVLACPDQIIDYTWGRISTICEEPGTDVLHVDFGDPYTPLLRHKILAAARVTGVKLVDGGCYGATQGPRLETKAEIARMRRDGCDLVGMTGMPEAALARELGLDYACLAIIANWAAGCGTGEEITMAEVLANVDAASSGLPELIGELARG; encoded by the coding sequence ATGAGCCATATCGCGCTGGGCGTGATCGGCGGCACCGGCGTGTACAAGCTGGCGCAGCTGGCCGACGTGGAGACCCGCGAGGTCGACACGCGCTATGGCAAGCCTTCGGGCCCGGTGCGCATCGGCCATCTGCTGGGACAGCGGGTGGCATTCCTGGCGCGGCATGGTGAAGGTCACTCGGTGCCGCCGCATCAAGTGAACTACCGCGCCAACCTGGCCGCCTTGCAGGCGGTGGGCGTGCAGCGCGTATTGGCGCTCAATACGGTGGGCGGCATAACCGAACGGTTTGGTCCGCGCGTGCTGGCCTGCCCGGATCAGATCATCGACTACACCTGGGGCCGTATCTCGACGATCTGCGAAGAGCCGGGCACCGATGTGCTGCATGTGGACTTCGGTGATCCCTACACGCCGCTGCTGCGACACAAGATCCTGGCGGCTGCGCGCGTGACCGGCGTCAAGCTTGTCGATGGCGGCTGCTATGGCGCCACCCAGGGCCCGCGCCTGGAAACCAAGGCGGAAATCGCGCGCATGCGCCGTGATGGCTGCGATCTGGTGGGCATGACCGGCATGCCCGAAGCCGCGCTCGCGCGCGAGCTGGGGCTGGACTACGCCTGCCTGGCGATCATCGCCAACTGGGCCGCTGGCTGCGGCACGGGCGAGGAGATCACCATGGCCGAAGTGCTGGCCAACGTCGATGCCGCCTCGAGCGGCTTGCCGGAATTGATAGGCGAACTGGCAAGAGGGTGA
- a CDS encoding acyl-CoA dehydrogenase family protein — protein sequence MTPTPPYETHEVDNQPPPFEPRDLWADDVVLRESVAHEGGAGFVDRLAVYGAMAGDELYRLGFDANRDRPRLRTHDRFGHRIDSVEFHPAYHRLMEAAKTHGVAGLSWHEPHAGAHVARAALSYLHHQADAGTSCPLTMTHAAVPVLRQEPALRHWAERAFAPHYDPRDLPMEQKAGVTLGMGMTEKQGGSDVRSNRTAASSNDDGTYSVVGHKWFFSAPMCDAFLVLAQAAGGLTCFLLPRHLPDGRKNDFRLIRLKDKLGDWSNASSEVEFCEARAWSVGQEGRGIATIIEMVMLTRLDCMIGSAAEMRMALAQALHHCRHRQAFGHRLVEHALMANVLADLALESEAATAFAMRVARAVDHAPHSANEAAFARIATALGKYWICKRAPAFVNEAQECLGGAGYVEESILPRLYRQAPLNSIWEGSGNIQCLDVLRSLSRESQCDVALLAELDSAGGRDARYDTYVERLLTDLPNGNEASARHLVERLALALQASVLLRAHSPAADAFIASRLLGQHGLAFGTLARDVDFSGLMARALP from the coding sequence ATGACACCCACACCGCCCTACGAAACGCACGAGGTCGACAACCAGCCGCCGCCGTTCGAGCCGCGCGACCTGTGGGCCGACGATGTGGTGCTGCGCGAGTCGGTGGCGCACGAGGGCGGCGCCGGTTTCGTCGACCGGCTGGCGGTGTACGGCGCGATGGCCGGCGATGAGTTGTATCGACTCGGCTTTGACGCGAACCGCGATCGCCCGCGCCTGCGCACCCACGATCGCTTTGGCCATCGCATCGACAGCGTGGAATTCCATCCCGCCTATCACCGGCTGATGGAAGCGGCCAAGACCCATGGCGTGGCCGGCCTGTCCTGGCACGAACCGCACGCGGGCGCGCATGTCGCCCGTGCGGCCTTGAGTTATCTGCATCACCAGGCCGATGCAGGTACCAGTTGCCCGCTGACGATGACGCACGCGGCGGTGCCGGTGCTGCGGCAGGAGCCGGCATTGCGGCACTGGGCCGAGCGCGCGTTTGCCCCGCATTACGACCCGCGTGATCTGCCGATGGAGCAGAAAGCCGGCGTGACCCTGGGCATGGGCATGACCGAGAAGCAGGGCGGTTCGGACGTGCGCAGCAATCGCACGGCGGCCAGTTCCAACGATGACGGCACCTACAGCGTGGTCGGGCACAAGTGGTTCTTCTCCGCGCCGATGTGCGATGCGTTCCTGGTGCTGGCGCAGGCCGCCGGTGGCCTGACCTGTTTCCTGTTGCCGCGCCATCTGCCGGATGGGCGCAAGAACGATTTCCGCCTGATCCGCCTGAAGGACAAGCTGGGCGACTGGTCCAACGCCTCCAGCGAAGTGGAGTTCTGCGAGGCGCGCGCCTGGAGCGTGGGCCAGGAAGGTCGCGGCATAGCGACCATCATCGAGATGGTGATGCTGACCCGGCTGGATTGCATGATTGGCTCGGCCGCGGAAATGCGCATGGCGCTGGCGCAGGCGCTGCACCATTGCCGGCATCGCCAGGCCTTCGGTCATCGGCTGGTCGAGCACGCGCTGATGGCCAACGTGCTGGCCGACCTGGCGCTTGAGTCCGAAGCCGCGACCGCATTCGCCATGCGGGTGGCGCGTGCGGTCGATCACGCGCCGCACAGCGCGAACGAAGCTGCCTTCGCGCGCATCGCCACCGCCCTGGGCAAGTACTGGATCTGCAAGCGCGCGCCGGCCTTCGTCAACGAAGCGCAGGAATGCCTGGGCGGCGCCGGCTATGTGGAAGAGTCGATTCTGCCGCGCCTGTATCGGCAGGCGCCACTCAATTCGATCTGGGAAGGCAGCGGCAACATCCAGTGCCTGGATGTGCTGCGCTCACTCTCGCGCGAATCGCAATGCGATGTGGCCTTGCTGGCGGAACTGGACAGCGCGGGCGGGCGCGATGCGCGCTATGACACTTACGTGGAGCGCCTGCTGACCGATCTGCCCAATGGCAACGAAGCCAGCGCTCGCCATCTGGTCGAACGCCTGGCGTTGGCGCTGCAGGCTTCGGTATTGCTGCGCGCGCACAGTCCGGCGGCGGACGCGTTCATCGCCAGCCGCCTGCTCGGCCAGCATGGCTTGGCCTTCGGCACCCTGGCGCGGGACGTGGACTTCAGCGGCTTGATGGCCCGCGCGTTACCGTAA
- a CDS encoding ABC transporter transmembrane domain-containing protein, whose translation MSNESEGADQDAQTSKPARARLGSLRGLWPFIRRHRGLFFAWMLALAVASAATLSLPAALRHVIDDGFQSGGAGINQAFGGMFVVVIVLAVASAARFYFVSLLGEKVVADLRQRLYAHLIGLDAEFHDRTRSGELISRLTADSELLRGVVATSMSVALRSSVTVIGSLVMMFVTSPRLAAFAVLGIPLAVLPIIIGSRRLGKASRASQDRVADANTLAAEVLGAVRTVQAHAREPYERKRFDAALAVAVETSRKRVRAQAAVTAVAIALIFGAIVLVLWTGARDVAGGEMSAGTLVQFLLYAVIGGGSVGALAETWNEIQRAAGGMGRISELFDEAQVITAPAQAQALPLPLRGDVRFDNVVFHYPGRPDLPALDGFDLQVKPGETVALVGPSGAGKSTVFSMLLRFHDPQSGRITVDGVDLRQLDPAALREHIALVPQQPTLFAASARDNIRYGKLEASDAQVQAAAEAAEADDFLRDLPEGYDSQVGERGARLSGGQQQRIAIARALLKDAPLLLLDEATSALDAHSERAVQHALERLMQGRTTLVIAHRLATVLKADRIVVMDRGRIVAQGTHEQLLAQGGLYAELARLQFLG comes from the coding sequence ATGAGCAACGAATCCGAAGGCGCCGATCAGGACGCCCAGACCAGCAAGCCCGCGCGCGCCAGGCTGGGTTCCCTGCGCGGCCTGTGGCCCTTCATCCGCCGCCATCGCGGCTTGTTCTTCGCCTGGATGCTGGCCCTGGCCGTGGCTTCGGCCGCCACCCTGAGCCTGCCGGCCGCCTTGCGCCATGTCATCGACGATGGCTTCCAGAGCGGTGGTGCCGGCATCAACCAGGCGTTTGGCGGCATGTTCGTGGTGGTGATCGTGCTGGCCGTGGCCAGCGCGGCGCGTTTCTACTTCGTGTCGCTGCTCGGCGAGAAGGTGGTGGCCGATCTGCGCCAGCGGCTGTACGCGCATCTGATTGGACTGGACGCCGAGTTCCATGACCGCACCCGCAGCGGCGAACTGATCTCGCGCCTGACCGCCGACAGCGAACTGCTGCGCGGCGTGGTGGCCACCAGCATGTCGGTGGCCTTGCGCAGCAGTGTCACCGTGATCGGCAGCCTGGTGATGATGTTCGTGACCAGTCCGCGCCTGGCGGCGTTTGCGGTGCTGGGCATTCCTTTGGCGGTTTTGCCGATCATCATCGGCTCGCGCCGACTGGGCAAAGCCTCGCGCGCCAGCCAGGACCGCGTGGCGGACGCCAACACGCTGGCTGCCGAGGTGCTGGGCGCGGTGCGCACCGTGCAGGCGCACGCGCGCGAACCTTACGAGCGCAAGCGCTTCGATGCCGCGCTGGCCGTGGCGGTCGAAACCTCGCGCAAGCGCGTGCGTGCGCAAGCAGCGGTGACGGCCGTGGCGATTGCGCTGATCTTCGGCGCCATCGTGCTGGTGCTGTGGACCGGCGCGCGTGACGTGGCCGGTGGCGAAATGAGCGCCGGCACGCTCGTGCAGTTCCTGCTGTACGCGGTGATTGGCGGCGGCTCGGTCGGTGCGCTGGCTGAAACCTGGAATGAAATCCAGCGCGCGGCCGGCGGCATGGGTCGCATCAGTGAACTGTTCGACGAGGCGCAGGTGATCACTGCCCCGGCGCAGGCACAGGCGTTGCCGCTGCCGCTGCGCGGCGACGTGCGTTTCGACAACGTGGTCTTCCACTACCCGGGACGCCCGGATCTTCCGGCGCTCGACGGCTTCGACCTGCAGGTCAAGCCGGGCGAGACGGTGGCGCTGGTGGGCCCGTCCGGTGCCGGCAAGAGCACGGTCTTTTCGATGCTGCTGCGCTTTCATGATCCGCAGTCGGGCCGGATCACCGTGGACGGCGTGGATCTGCGCCAGCTGGATCCGGCCGCGCTGCGCGAACACATCGCGCTGGTGCCGCAGCAGCCCACCCTGTTTGCCGCCAGCGCGCGCGACAACATCCGCTACGGCAAGCTCGAAGCCAGCGACGCGCAGGTGCAGGCCGCGGCCGAAGCGGCCGAGGCCGATGACTTCCTGCGCGACTTGCCCGAAGGCTACGACAGCCAGGTGGGCGAGCGCGGAGCGCGCCTGTCCGGCGGCCAGCAGCAACGCATCGCCATTGCCCGCGCCCTGCTCAAGGACGCGCCGCTGCTGCTGCTGGATGAAGCCACCAGCGCGCTCGATGCGCACAGCGAACGCGCCGTACAGCACGCACTGGAACGGCTGATGCAGGGCCGCACCACCCTGGTCATCGCGCATCGCCTGGCCACTGTGCTCAAGGCCGACCGCATCGTGGTGATGGACCGCGGCCGCATCGTCGCCCAGGGCACGCATGAGCAGTTGCTCGCGCAGGGCGGCCTGTATGCGGAGCTGGCGCGGTTGCAGTTCCTGGGCTGA
- a CDS encoding flavin reductase family protein, translating to MKSQLRPSPRPGHLRRLVSPFVAPDVFDFWAGRVNRSWTWERPRARLLSRETAARDAVTLVLKPNRHWQGYRAGQHITLGVDIEGVRYQRSYSLVESPRADRRLVITVKAVDGGKVSRYLLEQARAGEVFELSQAYGDLAAAPAQAASLLLAAGSGITPLIALLREQAAEGLQAPMDLIYWVREREQACFLDELRALAARQPLFRLHLALTGDAAVASDEVAGRIGTFDVNAYVAGFEQRHVIACGPGGFVETARALAAHVASFQAEAFSPAPAAVTDEGEVDVILQRSGRSLRVARGTSLLVALEAAGLKPRHGCRMGICNTCSCGKSAGSTRHLPSGDLAHEPTQALKLCIHSAATDLELDL from the coding sequence ATGAAATCTCAGCTTCGTCCGTCACCCCGCCCCGGTCACCTGCGCCGTCTGGTCAGCCCGTTCGTGGCCCCGGATGTTTTCGACTTCTGGGCGGGCCGCGTCAACCGCAGCTGGACCTGGGAACGGCCGCGCGCACGGCTGCTGTCGCGCGAAACCGCCGCCCGCGATGCCGTGACCCTGGTGCTCAAGCCCAACCGCCATTGGCAGGGCTATCGGGCCGGCCAGCACATCACCCTGGGCGTGGACATCGAGGGCGTCCGCTATCAGCGCAGCTACAGCCTGGTGGAGAGTCCGCGTGCGGATCGCCGCCTCGTCATCACCGTCAAGGCAGTCGATGGCGGCAAGGTCAGCCGCTATCTGCTCGAGCAGGCGCGTGCCGGCGAAGTCTTTGAATTGAGCCAGGCCTATGGCGATCTCGCTGCCGCACCTGCGCAGGCGGCCAGCCTGCTGCTGGCCGCCGGTAGCGGCATCACGCCCTTGATCGCGCTTTTGCGTGAACAGGCTGCCGAGGGCTTACAGGCGCCGATGGATCTGATCTATTGGGTGCGCGAACGCGAGCAGGCCTGTTTCCTCGACGAGCTGCGCGCCCTGGCCGCACGCCAGCCGCTGTTCCGCCTGCATCTGGCGCTGACCGGCGATGCCGCCGTGGCTTCCGATGAAGTGGCCGGTCGCATCGGCACGTTCGACGTGAATGCGTACGTGGCCGGCTTCGAACAACGCCATGTGATCGCCTGCGGTCCGGGTGGCTTCGTCGAGACGGCGCGCGCGCTGGCTGCACACGTCGCGTCGTTCCAGGCCGAAGCCTTCAGCCCGGCGCCGGCCGCCGTCACCGACGAAGGCGAAGTTGACGTCATCCTGCAACGCAGCGGCCGTAGCCTGCGCGTAGCGCGCGGAACCTCCTTGCTGGTGGCGCTGGAAGCGGCCGGCCTCAAGCCCAGGCACGGCTGCCGCATGGGCATCTGCAATACCTGCTCCTGCGGCAAGTCCGCCGGCAGCACCCGTCACCTGCCCAGCGGAGACCTGGCGCACGAACCCACCCAGGCCCTGAAGCTGTGCATCCACAGCGCCGCCACCGATCTCGAACTGGATCTCTGA
- a CDS encoding cold-shock protein yields MPNGTVKWFNDAKGFGFIAPEDGSADVFVHHTAINSNGFRSLKEGQAVTYEVTQGPKGAQAGNVTPSA; encoded by the coding sequence ATGCCGAACGGTACCGTCAAATGGTTCAACGATGCCAAGGGCTTCGGATTCATCGCGCCGGAAGATGGCAGCGCCGATGTCTTTGTCCATCACACCGCGATCAACTCCAATGGTTTTCGCAGCCTCAAGGAAGGCCAGGCCGTCACCTATGAAGTGACCCAGGGCCCCAAGGGCGCGCAGGCGGGCAACGTCACGCCTTCCGCCTGA
- the fabR gene encoding HTH-type transcriptional repressor FabR: protein MSQTALPTAEEHGPGRKASISREDLLAAALSLIGPHRSLSTLSLREVAREAGIAPNSFYRQFRDMDELAVALIDVAGRSLRKIIGEARQRATGGERSVVRSSVEAFIEQLRADDKLLHVLLREGTVGSDAFKQAVDRELYFFEEELRIDLIRLATRDNAPLHEPALVSKAITRLVFAVGATGLDLPPEKDAELINQLSQMVRMIITGSRAIAAGRYPAEK from the coding sequence ATGTCGCAAACCGCCCTGCCCACCGCCGAAGAACACGGTCCTGGCCGCAAGGCGAGCATTTCCCGCGAGGATCTGCTCGCGGCGGCGCTGAGCCTGATTGGTCCGCACCGCAGCCTGTCGACGTTGAGCCTGCGCGAAGTCGCACGCGAAGCCGGTATCGCACCCAACAGTTTTTACCGCCAGTTCCGCGACATGGACGAACTGGCCGTGGCCCTGATCGACGTGGCCGGCCGTTCGCTGCGCAAGATAATCGGTGAAGCGCGCCAGCGCGCTACCGGCGGCGAGCGCAGCGTGGTGCGCAGTTCGGTGGAAGCCTTCATCGAACAGCTGCGCGCCGACGACAAACTGCTGCACGTGCTGTTGCGCGAAGGCACCGTAGGCTCGGATGCGTTCAAGCAGGCGGTGGATCGTGAACTGTATTTCTTCGAAGAAGAACTGCGCATCGACCTGATCCGCCTGGCCACCCGCGACAACGCGCCCCTGCACGAACCGGCGCTGGTGTCCAAGGCGATCACCCGCCTGGTGTTTGCGGTGGGCGCCACCGGCCTGGATCTGCCACCGGAAAAAGATGCCGAGTTGATCAATCAACTCTCGCAGATGGTGCGGATGATCATCACCGGCTCACGGGCGATTGCCGCTGGTCGCTATCCCGCCGAAAAGTAA